From the Sphingobacteruim zhuxiongii genome, the window TGAAGGAGCAGGCTTTTTATTAAACAATGAAATGGATGATTTCTCTGTTAAACCAGGCACACCAAACATGTATGGTTTATTGGGCGGAAAGGCAAATGCTGTAGAACCTGGAAAACGTATGTTGAGTGCAATGACGCCAACAATCATTGAAAAAGACGGCAAGTTAAAGATGGTCGTAGGAACACCGGGCGGATCAACTATTATTACATCCGTATTCCAAACTATCCTCAATGTACTAGAATTTGACATGACTGCTCAAGAATCTGTTAGCGCTGCGAGATTCCATCATCAATGGAAACCCGAATACATTGATGTTGAAGAACAAGCAATCGACTCGAAGACTAGAGCAAGTTTAGAAAAAGATGGTTATAGTTTAAACAAAAGAGGTCCTATTGGACGTGTAGAGAATATTGTAGTATTGCCAAACGGTAAACTACAGGCTGGAGCTGACCCTAGAGGTGATGATAAGGCCGCTGGTTATTAAAGAATAAAGGGCTGTCAATTGACAGCCCTTTATTCTTCTAGAAATTTATCATTTATCTGCTTATTTGCCTTAGCTCCTAGTACTTTTAAAGATTCAACTTTCTTGATTACATTTCCAGGCCCTGAGGATAGCTTCTTCATTGCATCCTCATGTTTCCCAGATGCCTTTTGAAGGAAAAGCTGGAGTTGATCCATATCATCTAAAAAGCCAACAAACTTGTCGTAAAGTAATCCTGCTTCCTTGGCAATTTCCAATACATTCCTATTTTGTCTTTCTTGTTTCCAGATGCTAGCAATTGTTCTCAAAGTCGCTAATAATGTAGATGGACTTACAATTACGACACGCCTATCCCAGGCATCCGAAAACAGTTCAGGTTTATGATTAACAGCTAAACTCAATGAAGACTCTATCGGAATAAACATCAGCACAAATTCAGGAGATACAATCTGATATAAAGATTGATAATCCTTGGCGGAAAGCTCCTTTACATGATTCTCGATAGATTGAATGTGTTGTTTGATAAATAGAGATCTATCTTCATCTGTATCTGCATTAATAGCACGTTCATAAGCAACTAACGATAACTTTGAATCAATGATCAAGTGCTTTTCATCAGGAAGATGTATTACCGCATCTGGCTGAAGTCGCTTTCCCTCACCATCAATAATAGCAGCTTGCAGTTTGTATTCTTGATCTTTCAACAAGCCTGATCTTTCCAAGACACGTTCAAGAATCACTTCTCCCCAATTCCCTTGTCTCTTATTATCCCCTTTTAGCGCTTTTGCGAGATTATTTGCTTCATCCTTAATCTGCATACTCTGCTGCATCAATTGCTCCACCACACCCTTTAAAACACTCCGCTCAGCAGACTCTTGCTGGTAGGTCTTCTCTACTTTCTCCTCAAAAGATTTAATCTTCTCTTTTAAAGGGTCTAAGATTAAGCTGATATTCTCTTGATTTTGCTGAGTGAACTTTAACGTCTTTTCTTCAAGAATTTTGTTTGCTAAGACTTGGAACTCGATATTGAACTGTCTTTTCAGATTCTCAATCTCCACTTTCTGTTCCGCGAATTTATCTTGCTGCGCTTGCAGATAAGCATTCGTACCTTCTAGTGTTCGTTCAATTGCTTGACGATTACTAACTTCTAAAGACAACTCCTGAAGCAATCTATCTCTCTCTCCAGTAATTATCCGTTCTCTTTCCTGTAGTCTTCCCTGCTCTATTTGCAATTGTTGCTGGTCATACACGATCTTTTCATGAACAGGCTTACTAATCGACTGTCCATTACGCCAAAGCGCATAGGCAATGATGACCAGCAAAATAAAGATGATCACTAAATACAAACTCTCCATTTCAGTTAATTAAATAAGGCTACTATTGTAGTTTTTGATGTGTTTTCCACCATAAGTCTGGCATTTCGCCTGACACGGCTAATTGGTAATCCTCATATCGACAAGGAACTAGATAAAAGCGTTCATTGACTGATTTTGAACCAAAATATGGGACCTGCATCCACCAACGATCTGACTTTTTACTTTTAACAAAGACCAACTCATAGTCTTCGGCCTCTAAAGTCGTACGATAGATCATGTAATTTGATTTAGGATACATTGGAGCATCCTTTTTACGACCATAGTAACCATCGACAAAACACCAAATCATTTGGGAAATCAACATTGCTGTTTGTCCCATTGGATCGAAGCTTGGATTGTATTCGTAAAAACCTACCGAAGAACATTTATCCGACATACCTGCATATCGTGCTAACTGGCAAGCT encodes:
- a CDS encoding DNA recombination protein RmuC, with translation MESLYLVIIFILLVIIAYALWRNGQSISKPVHEKIVYDQQQLQIEQGRLQERERIITGERDRLLQELSLEVSNRQAIERTLEGTNAYLQAQQDKFAEQKVEIENLKRQFNIEFQVLANKILEEKTLKFTQQNQENISLILDPLKEKIKSFEEKVEKTYQQESAERSVLKGVVEQLMQQSMQIKDEANNLAKALKGDNKRQGNWGEVILERVLERSGLLKDQEYKLQAAIIDGEGKRLQPDAVIHLPDEKHLIIDSKLSLVAYERAINADTDEDRSLFIKQHIQSIENHVKELSAKDYQSLYQIVSPEFVLMFIPIESSLSLAVNHKPELFSDAWDRRVVIVSPSTLLATLRTIASIWKQERQNRNVLEIAKEAGLLYDKFVGFLDDMDQLQLFLQKASGKHEDAMKKLSSGPGNVIKKVESLKVLGAKANKQINDKFLEE